Below is a window of Pyrobaculum aerophilum str. IM2 DNA.
AGCAATGGGGCTCTTGGACTTGTCCCTCTACTCCGCCGCGCTTGGCCGGCCGCCGCCTCTTCCAGAGGATGAGGAGGTGGAAATCGACGTGGAAGAGGAGGAGCTGTAACCCTTGTCCTTAAGAAGCCCTTACCTAAGGGTTGTCGGCGCTGCGGCGTTGTGGTCAACGCTTGGAGTCGCCGCGAGCATCGGCGGGAATTACATCTGGCTGGCATTTTTGAGGTCCCTCACCGCGGCGGCAATTGGGGCTCTTTACATGAGGAGGTTTTCCAGCCGAGGCTTAATTCCCGGCTTATTGCTCGGAGGTCTTTTCGTCGCCTACCCCGTGGCCGCTCTATACGCCGGGGTTGGCCCCGCCGCCTATCTTCTATACACGGCGCCTCTGTGGACAACCGCCGCCCTAGCCGCTAGGGGGGAGAGGCCAAGCGCCAAGGAGACAGTCGGCGTGTCGCTGGTTTTAGCCGCAGTTTTTTTAATGCTATACGCCTCTGCCCGCGGGGAGCTTTCGCCTATTGGCCTTCTGGCGGGTTTGGCGTCTAGCGCCTTTTATGGGCTTTACATAGCAGTGGCTCGGCTTAGGGCGAAAGAGGGCGGCGGGGCGGATGTATCCTACGGGGCTATGCCGTATACTCTTTTAGTGACAGCTCCCCTTTTGTTAATACACGTGGCTGTGAATAAATCCCCCTCCCCCTCCACACGGCTCTTGCTGGTCTTTACATGGGGGTTTTCGGCACTGTAATACCCTACCGCCTCTTCTCCTCCGCTGTAACTAAAATAGAGGGGGCGAGGGCCTCTGTAATAGCCTCTGTAGAGCCCGTGCTGGCAGCCCTCTGGGGGTTTCTGTTTTTTAAAGAGATCCCGGGGCTTTTGACGTTGACGGCCTATGCGCTGATTTCAACAGCCGCCGTAGTCGTGGCGAGGAAATAATTTAAATGGCCGCGTTGTAGGCGCTATGTTAAAAATTGCCCATTCTCCCGACGCCGACGACGCCTATATGTTTTACGGCATTGCCGTAGGCGCCGTGAAGTTGCCCGCGCCTTTTGTTGAGTTTTTAAGCGATATTGAAACTCTTAACAGACTGGCGCTGGAGGAGCTTCTCGACG
It encodes the following:
- a CDS encoding EamA family transporter, with the translated sequence MGVFGTVIPYRLFSSAVTKIEGARASVIASVEPVLAALWGFLFFKEIPGLLTLTAYALISTAAVVVARK